The sequence GTAagtaagcaagaaaaaaaataatgtaaatcaAGTTTATCCAGtacattaatatttaaaattaaaaagtgtaaATATTTCTAGATAACTAAAGTGTATTTTgttgttatacaaaaaaaattgattagataAGTTCCActaattacaagaaaaaaattaccaacgttaaaaggaaaaagaagggGTAATAAAGTAAATTACGGATTTACCCTTCCCCTAATGTTTCTCTCCGTCATCTCTCTCACTCGCCGACCATTAGAGGATTATCTCCGGCTTCTAAAAGATCGACCGCCGTCAAAACCAAAGATTCAAAGCGAACCGGGAGATTGAATGGCAGATGCAGCAGCTCCGAATTCAGGATCCGAATTTAACCCAGGAGCAAGACGCGGAAAATCTATCGATGAATGCCAAGACATGATTCAGAGAAGCTTCCGAagtaaatatatacacacagaCTAACTAAGCATCTCCGTTTttcaaatctttgtttttttccgaTTCTTAATCCCATTGGTTCTTTGATCTAGCTCGCTCTTTAAATCTGAGAAATTCATGAGAATTAGAGCAATCTAGGGTTTAAGGTTTTAGAAAATCAAAGCAGTTGACGACTCGTGGGGTTTCTCAAATATCAATTGCTTTGATTTGGTCTGATTTTTTGAATGttgttttgaatatatagaCCCAATTGTGAAGTTTCTGATGGAGCAAATGGAGAAATCTGGGTGTAGAGTTGGTGATAATTTCGTTAAGGCTGTTGTTTGTACTGGACCTGTAGCTGGAGGTTACACTAAAGGAAGAGGGGTAACACACACACAGTCACACacagttttctaatttttcttcttccttttgatgCTGAATCTtgctatattctttttttttgcttcaagaTCACTGTCTGCAGCAACTATCTGACCATTCAAGATGAAGTGAACCAAGTAGTTATACATGAGTTGATCCATGCTTATGACGAGTGCCGAGCCAAGAACTTGGATTGGACTAATTGTGCTCATCATGCTTGCAGCGAGGTGATTTCAATGTTAGATTAAAGCTTTACTGTGTAGCGCTAAACTGTTTTCATATTTCTTGAtaggtttttgtgtgtgtgtattccTTGAACACAGATACGTGCAGGTCATCTAAGCGGTGATTGCCATTTCAAGAGAGAACTTTTGCGAGGTTTCATTAAATTAAGAGGGCATGAACAAGTAAGTCACTGTATGTTGCATTAGTTAGTTCTTATAAACACTTGTTGAATCATTGTTAGTGTTAACCCAATTCACGGTTTTTTCAAAAGGAATGTATTAAAAGAAGAGTGTTGAAATCCCTTCGTGGAAACCCGTATTGCTCGGAAGTAGCTGCTAAAGACGCAATGGAAGCAGTGTGGGATACTTGTTACAATGACACTAAGCCTTTTGACAGAGCTCCTTGAAGGTAATAAGTCTCTTTGCACTCTCAAAAGACTTATTTTTGCTTCAAATATTCATCTTTGAAGATCATATAAAGCCGGGAAAAAACTGTTGGATTCAgcctttgatttgtttttccccatCTATTTCTCACAGTCCAACCTTTTTGGCCAAGTTAAAAAACGATAGTATTCTTTACATTGTTGTTTGAAACAGTGGAAAAGGTGTAATACAGAATCTTGATTTCAAGTGGATTTTGCTTGAAAGTGATTTATGGATTTGTGTTTTAACATCACACTGTGGAGGAATAGTAAGCTCTGAATCTAACAGTGTAATCGAAAATTGATGCTTTTGGGACAGAACAGAGTAAAACACACAtcattttttaagaaaatttattgATCTAATGATTGTTATGAATTCTTTTAAGCATATACAAGTTggtaatgtttgttttttccaATTGATAATCACAATCAGTTTTAGGATCCAAGTGATGGATTTAAATTATATGAGCTTGAGCTGAAAATGGTAGAAATGTCACAAGATGTTAACCTGAATGTATTATCGTCAAATATTGATGACAAAAGGTGGACGATCAATTTCTTTCactattttcttcttgttgtaacaacaatcaaaaagaaaaagaaaaaacaacaacttttgaATTGAGAGTTAATGAAAGACCAAGTCAAATTCTAATTTTGGTAAATTCGGGTTTTTCATTAAATCGCCTAATTTAAAGCATAGCCTCAGCTTAGTCACATTCAAATCTCTTTATATAACACTTAAGGTTTCATCTGATCTTTCcgaccaaaagaacaaaaaaaaactacaaacaaTGGCTGACGCAACGGAAAAAGCTGAGCATGACCGTATTTTCAAGAAATTTGATGCTAACGGGGATGGAAAAATCTCTGCGGCCGAGCTTGGAGATGCTCTTAAGAACCTTGGCTCGGTCACACACGAGGACATTAAGCGTATGATGGCCGAGATCGATACCGATGGTGATGGATACATCTCGTACGACGAATTTTCTGATTTCGCAAGTGCCAATCGTGGTCTTATGAAAGACGTCGCCAAGATTTTCTAAGCTTAACTGACAATATGGTGCATGTGAGATTTAAtcatgtttaatttgttttgtaatgacAATCATTTGATtaagtatgtttttttcttttatgtcttATTTTCATGGAGTGGAAAGGTCTTGGATTATTCTTCAAACGGATTGTAACGATGTATTGAAGAATTGTCCATTCTTTAGTTTATGTCTTTTTGCGGATTTTGGCATGGTTACTTTTTAAATGCTCGAGATCTTTGGTTCTCTAGTACATAATTATAAGTCTATTGACTGAGACCATTAGAGATGATTAAGCATGAATACATAAACCCAAATATAGTCAtttccataaataaataaaaataaaaaaaaagtagaattaTATTTAGAACTTGCTAACTCtgagattttaataaattttaccaTATGAATTGTGCGaagtttgataatatatagttCTAAATATCTATAGATACCTCTCTTACACAGTCACAGATCAATTAAACATCTTAAGTTTGATGTTGGCTCTTTATCTTTATAATACTTTTAGCCATTCGCAAAAACATATCGTTTCTAGATATAGCTACAGATAAGATAAAGACcttataacaaaagaaataaagaatggTTGGTACCAATTGATCTCAACATTGAGGACCAAACACATATTACTTTaataatcgaataaaatctcaCAAATAGCTTTGAGCCATCTACATCATTCAttgttcccaaaaaaaaaatatctttttacaactaaaagttaaaaaaaaactagagaaatAGAAGCCATcctttagccaaaaaaaaaaaaaaaaggtcttcAACCCAATTTTCTCCTATGAATTTGGATTTATTGTTTTCCTAcacaatttgttttataaaataatataaaaatatgataaagtAGTTTccctaaataaaatatttgactgaaaaatatatatataaacaaatatgtgTATATTGCCACTCGTGTGTAGTATAAATATACACGTACTATGTAACCGTTGGCCAACGTCCTTTACTCatacgtctctctctctctctctctctctcagcagatctttatttctttccttctttctcgTGAAATGGACCTCGCCGGAGAAACAAACAGCCTAATCTCCACcgtggcttcttcttcctcttcctccgtTTCATCAATCGACGCGAGCCTCGATTGCGATTCGCCACGTGGCGGAGATGTAGACCACGAAttgctccaccaccaccaccacaccGCGGCGGCggtttcttcttcgtcgtcggtttcggtttcttcttcttcttccgcttcAATCCAGAGAGTTCTCAGTTTAATCAGATCCGAGGATTCAGATTCGAGGCTGTATGCAGCAAGAGAGATCCGTCGGCTAACAAAGACGTCTCACAGGTGCCGCCGACACTTTTCCCAAGCCGTGGAGCCTCTCGTTTCGATGCTCCGGTTTGATTCGCCTGAATCTCACCACGAGGCTGCTCTACTTGCTCTCCTTAACCTCGCCGTCAAAGACGAGAAgtacgtttcttcttcttcttcttccccaatttaaaatttgttctgttttcttcgTATAACTGATCTGATAGTGATTTCTTCTTAGCTTGGAATTAGTTAGTTAGGTTAACATGAGATTATACAAAATTCCTTTTTGGTCTGTTTCGTGTAAGTTCATGATTAGATTAGATATGGCGTAATGGATAATCTCGACCGTAGcgatctttatttttttgtatggtttaaaaATCAGATTGGGTGGATCAATCAACTTTTGTTGGCtattgctttttttgttttgcttggaGTATACTCTATGTttcttcaaccttttttttttcctcttttgtttcctttttttttgcttccttttgaaggttttttttttttttatttattgttactGGGGGAATTCAAAATTTTGCCTAGGGGTTCGTCACAGTATACTACTACAAGGATAGATAGATACTCTTCTTTATTCCTTACtttaatatttattctttgGTTTATGCGGTTTTCTGGAGAATTctgacttattttcttttttcttttgtttaatcgtTCATGTTTGGTGAGGTTTGATTGGTTTCTCTACTTGTATATGGCAATTTTGATTGATCTATTTCTACACAAAAAAGCTATGAGTCAtgttaccttttctttttctttttttaccctTAGTCTTGACATTCCAATAGCAAAGCAAAGAATCAAGTTGTAAGATAACACTAGAACAagaatctttctttctctaccTATACCCGCCGCAAATTCCACGTTCTTTTGCTTGCTTCTATAGAAAGAGAGGACAATAACAGACCAATCTCGACGCATCTCAAAGATTTTGATCCAAGAAGGCCTttaaatttgtgtcaaactagaaaaacagaggatgatttaagtttttttaaggTGGAAATCACCTGAAGTTAACTAACTCTGTGCTTTGGGGCAGGTATGAATTAAGTTTGCACAGCTTAATTTATTAGCTCTTTCTGCATCTGTAGGACCCTGCTTTACCAGACTTGAGTTTTTTTGGTGTATAACTACTGAATCTTCCTTAGTTTATACGCAAACGACTTTGTAGTGAATTTCTTATTTGGTCTAAACTCTGA comes from Camelina sativa cultivar DH55 chromosome 19, Cs, whole genome shotgun sequence and encodes:
- the LOC104763966 gene encoding mitochondrial inner membrane protease ATP23-like; the encoded protein is MADAAAPNSGSEFNPGARRGKSIDECQDMIQRSFRNPIVKFLMEQMEKSGCRVGDNFVKAVVCTGPVAGGYTKGRGITVCSNYLTIQDEVNQVVIHELIHAYDECRAKNLDWTNCAHHACSEIRAGHLSGDCHFKRELLRGFIKLRGHEQECIKRRVLKSLRGNPYCSEVAAKDAMEAVWDTCYNDTKPFDRAP
- the LOC104763968 gene encoding probable calcium-binding protein CML28, which translates into the protein MADATEKAEHDRIFKKFDANGDGKISAAELGDALKNLGSVTHEDIKRMMAEIDTDGDGYISYDEFSDFASANRGLMKDVAKIF